AGAACCCAAAGCTTGCTGACGAACTTATCCGACGTGCCTTGAAGCGCAAATATGGTTTTTCAGATGAACTTGTCGAACTTGATGATAGGGAAGAGAATAAAGCAGCTGCAATTGCGCTCGAACTCCCTCGGTAGGTCTAAGTCATAAAACCTGCTACAATAACGGCAGAGGTGTAATAATAGAACAAATATGATTCAACTTTTCGGCTCAAAGACGAGAGTAAAGCTTCTTCATCTCTTTCTGAGTAACCCCGACCGCTCCTTTTATGTTCGTGAAATAACCCGAAAGATCGATGAACAGATCAACTCTGTACGACGTGAACTCGCCAACCTTCTCAACGTAGGTGTCATCAAGAGTGATAGTGCCAATAACAGGCTTTATTACACCGTTAACCAGAAGTATCGCTACTACAAACCACTTCGTGACATTTTTGTTGATGAGACGTTCGAGAAAGCTTCCGCATCGACCTCAGGTGGGACGGAGAATGAATGGGCCAAGCGCCTCAAGCCACTTGGAGCTGTTAAGTTTGCCGTCTTAGGTGGAAGGTTTGTTCAGAACTCAAAGAGTGGCGTTGACCTTCTGATCGCCGGAGATGTGAACAAAACGCAGGTTAAGAAGTTTGTCAAAGATCTCGAGCAAGAAGAAAGCGCCGCACTAAACTATACTGTAATGTCCTATGAGGACTTTTATTACCGGCTTAGTATTAAGGACCTCTTCGTCACCTCTATAGTGAGTGATAAGAAGATCATTCTGCTTGATACTGAACATGTTTTAACCAAAGAGGGATAAGGAGACCTGACGGATGGAGTTTACGTATAGAGGGGCTAATTGTATTCAAATTGCTAGCAAGGGAGGCACGCTACTAACGGACCCTAATCTTGAGTCATTGGGCCTGAAAGATACTGTGTCGGGGAAAGCCGATGTCCTGTTGCTCACCCAGGATCAGTTCAAGCCTCTCACAAAACTCGAGAAGGCATTCGTCATCGAGACTCCCGGAGAGTATGAACTAAAGGAGTTTGCAATCCAAGGTGTGGCGGCTCGCGCCTACTCTGACGAGGCGGATAAACATAGTGCGATTATCTATAGAGTCCACGTGGGGACGATCAACGTTCTCATCCTAGGCCACATCTTCCCTGAATTAACCGAATCACAACTGGAGGGGATAGGAGTCATTGATATACTTGTTGTACCCGTAGGTGGCAATGGCTATACGCTCGACGCAGCCCAAGCCTCGAAGCTTGTTCGTCTTATCTCGCCCAAAGTGGTTATCCCTACACATTACGCCGACGCTCATCTTAAATATCCCGTCGAACAAGCTGGCATAGACGAGTTTGCCAAGGATCTTGGGCTTACTGCTAGCGTCGAAGAAAAGTACAAGATAAAAGGAGACTCTCTTCCGGAGAGCCTCACCTTGGTAGAGCTCAAAAGGATCTAAGTCGTTTGAGGTGTGGGGCTATCTGTTTTGATCTCTCTGGCGGCAGGGGAGCTAGATAGAATCCCCTTCTTTTTCATAGTTCGAATGGCCTGGGTGCTAACCTTCATGGTTACTTTACGACCGTCAACGATGAATGTTTTCTTCTGTAGATTAGGCTTCCATACCTTCTTGGTGTGGCGCTGCGAAAAGCTGACATTGCTGCCATACTGTTTGCCTTTACCGGTGATTGCGCATACCTGTGCCATGTTCTCGCTCGAGTTGTAATTGATCAGGAAGATTATAGCTGTTTTAAGAGGTAGGGTCAAGGGTCAATCATTGGTACCACTTCGGTCCCCTCAGTTATCTTTGGTATACTATGTAGTGATGTTCGGTGGTCTTACAACGAGTCAGTTGCTGATATACGCTGTCTCTTTAATCATTGGCTTGACGATGCATGAGGCGATGCACGCCTTCGCAGCTCGCTGGCTAGGTGACACAAGCGCAGAGGATAGCGGTCGTTTGACTCTTAACCCTCTGCGCCACATCGATCCCTACACGACCATTCTAATGCCCATCATCTCCCTCTTGGTCCTACATGTACCATTTCTTGCTGCAAGACCTGTTCCGTTTAACCCCCATAGACTCAGGTATCGGGAGTACGGTGTTGCGTTGGTTGGTCTGGCCGGGCCTCTAACTAACCTCGTCTTAGCTGCTATAGCCGGCATCTTAATCAGACTCATCATGCCAGATATCAACGGTCTCATCTTCGAATGCCTCTATATCTTCGCAATCGCTAACACGGCGATATTCGTCTTCAACATGATTCCGTTTCCTCCACTTGACGGCTCCCGAGCTCTCTACGCCGTTGCTCCCGATGCCCTCAGGACCTTGATGGAGAGGATAGAAGCGATGGGGGTGGTCTCGATCATTATCGTTATGATGCTCTTCTTCTTTACACCAGTCGGTACTTTCTGCGAACAGGTCATTAGCTATATTCTTCAGGTCATAGTATGAGCCCTCTTCCCCAGATGATATAATTGGAAGTGCCCTACTTGAGCCAAGTTGTAGAGGAGGGAATGAACTTTCGGTTAACAACGAACTAGGGAGTCTCATATGGCTTTGCTCCGTGGAGCAGGGTTGCGGACACCCACCTTACTTTTAAGGGAATGTTCAGACCCCGATCTACTTCTTCAAGTGGGGTTCTTTCATATCTATAGCCTTTCGACTTCGGGGTGTAGCGCAGTTGGCTAGCGCGTACGGCTGGGGGCCGTGAGGTCGCAGGTTCGAGTCCTGTCACCCCGACCATTAATATAATGAAGACACAATGACAACGAAGTCGATGAGAAAATAGCAACGAGTTTATCTGTAAATAAGGAATAAATATTGTGAACAACCCAGTTGATGAGCTCGTTATATACACTGACGGCGGAGCAAGAGGAAATCCGGGTCCAGCTGCTTCAGGGTTTGTCATTATGACAGCAGACGAAGAAGTTCTAGAGGATGGAGGCGAATACCTAGGGGTCACTACGAATAATCAAGCAGAGTATCAAGCTGTTAAGTTAGCTCTTATAGCAGCCAAGAAGTACCACCCAACAGTTATACGGTTTAAGATGGACAGCGAACTTGTCGTCAAACAGATGAACGGTGTCTACAAAATTAAGAATCGCGATCTCTGGCCAATCCACTCATTCATCAAAGAGACGGCCCAAGAGTTCACCAAGGTTACCTACGAGCACGTGCGTCGGGAGTTTAATAAGCTAGCTGATGCCAAAGTTAACCAAATTCTCGATGCACATCGGGTTCTTTAGAGAAGTTGACGTTATTTCTGTTTATGCTAAAATAGTCTTTGTATAAGATTGTTGGGTAATCGCTTAACAATGTACGTTAAGAGGAAAGTCCGGGCAGCATAGGGCAAGGCAGTCGTTAACGGCGACCGGGGGCAACCCTAGGGAAAGTGCCACAGAAACGAAACCGCTTTGCTTCTTTGAAGTAAAGTAAGGGTGAAACGAGTGGGGTAAGAGCCCACAGCCAACTGTGGTGACATGGTTGGAAGGTAAACCCTGTCTGCTGCAAGGGAGGTTCGTTATCGCATATTTGATATGTTGGTGCCCGCCAAACGAACCGATTGATCCGCGTGGACCATGTGAGCAATCGCGTGGCTAGATAGATGATTACCCCAGACAGAACCCGGCTTACAGACAATCTTGTCGACTAAAATACACCTTATCGCTAAGGTGTATTTTTTATTCCAAACCTATTTGAATGGAGAGCGGCCCTTATTTGGCGGTCTTTAGGACAGCCTCAAAAGCCTTAGGCTCGTTAACGGCTAGCTCACTCAATACTTTACGGTTAAGCCTAATATCGGCTTTCTTAAGGCCTGACATGAGCTTGCTATAGGTTGTGTCGTGTTCATGTGCGGCGGCGTTTATACGGATAACCCACAACTGGCGCAAATCTCGTTTTCGTGTGCGACGGTCTCTGTAAGAGTACTGCAGGGCACGAATGACGGCTTGTTTGGCTAGGCGATATGAAGATCGTCTAGCGTGTTGCATCCCCTTAGTCTGCTTAAGGATCTTCTTGTGCTTACGATGGGCGGTAACGCCTCTCTTAACTCTCATTTCTAAACTCCTAATGCTCGCTTGATATTGCGATTTTCACCACCCGAGACAGTGGCCGGAGTAACGATGTGGCGCTTACGTCCGCCGCTTTTCTTTTCAAGAAAGTGGTTCCCATTCTGGCGTCGTCGTATAAGCTTTCCGGTAGCGCTAAGCTTGATTCTCTTGGCTGTCCCGCGGTGTGCTTTTTGCTTTGGCATTGCCGCTACTCCTAATTACTGCTGATAGATTTCTTCCCGCTAGCTGTGGCTCTTGGTCTACGACTGCAACGTCCTCTAGGGATTCGATAACCCTGCGGATCAGGGCGAAACCAAGTTCTTGGTGGGCCATCTCGCGACCGCGGAAGAGAAGACTGATCTTTACTTTGTGGCCTTCCTCTAGGAATTCACGTATCTTGCGAGTCTTAATGTTGAGGTCGTTTGTACCTATCTTAAGACCAAACCGTATCTGTTTAAGTTCACTTACCTTGGCGCTACGCTTGCTGCGTTGCTGCTCTTTCATCTTTTGGTAATTGTACTTGCCCCAGTCGACAATCCGAGCGACAGGTGGGTCTGCAAGAGGGGAGATCTCAACTAGGTCAAGTTCTGCTTGTTCCGCTCTCTGCAAGGCCTCTGTGCGACTCATGATCCCGATCTGCTGCCCATCAGCGTCGATGACTCGTAGCTGGGGTGCTCTTATCGCTTCATTGAGGCGAACATATGGTTTACTGATACGTCTCTCTCCCAGAGTAGATATTATTAGTTGATAGCCTTCGGGGAAGTATTGTAGCAGATATCATTTCAAATCGCAACAGAGGTGAATAATCTTAGGCTTTGAGAGTGTCTTTTGGAGCACCTACGGATTGACTGATTGCGCATAAGTTTATATAATAACGTCATGGGGCTGACAAGCTTCGACGTGAGGACCTTTACAAGTTATCTTGCAAGCCGACTGTACGACGTTAACGTACAAAATTAAGTGCAAACACACTTTCAAGCAAGCTTGTTAACGCTGTAGCTACAATTAGGGAAGGCTTTGCCGACCTTATGCGTGTGCCTGCGTTCCAGGTTGCCTAACTTACCATTTAATCTTATCTGGTAAGCATCGGCTCATTGACGTCAGATAAAGAAGGCCGGTGTCATATATCATCTGACTTGGTTCTATTCATCACCAAGGGGATAGAACGACATTTACTTGGTAGGCAGCTTTGTCATTTTGGTTATTTCTAGACATCGCTGTTTCAAAGCCCAAATGACCTAAGCTTGTAGTAGGATAGCCAGTAACCTTTCGGACCGGGGTGCGATTCCCCGCAGCTCCACCAATATTTAGACTCGCATCTTTGTGGAGTCTTTTTATTTTTGTTCGTAATTTAAGAACCAAAAGTTTCACTAGCAGGCATATCCGAAGTGAGTTGGTGGATGACCAAATTAACGATTTTGATCACCCAAAATACAATAACGCGCGGACTTTATTTGTAGCTGGATTACATTCCGCTAAGTCGCGATTTTTAAAAAACTTTTGCGGTTTCAAAACGTGTGGATGAGCATTCTGTGACTACAAAACGCGAACCAACCCAAAGCTTTAGATAGACAAAAAAGTGTACTCAAAATTGTTCGATTTGTATCTGTAGAAATTAAAAACAACGGCCTGCGAGTAGCCGTTGTTTGTTGTGTTTCAGTTTTTGTTTTTGAGCACTTTATTTATTCAGTGCTACGCCCATAATATCTACCAGCGTAAGCAGTGTCAATGCTTTTTTCGGAATATTTTTTAACTGTGTATAACTTGTGGAAAACGATTTATTTAGAAACGATGCTTTTGTAAGCCCGCCTGTGCTGCGGCACGTTCCATATCACGCTTCTTAATGACTTCACGTTTGTCATATTTTTTCTTACCACGACCAACTCCAAGTTCGATCTTTATGTATCGACCGGCTAGCACAGTTAGTGGCACAATTGTTAGGCTTTCACCACGTTTTTGGTCGAGCAACGCGAGCTCATGCTTTGACACAAGCAGCTTACGCGGTCGATCGGGGTCGGGCAGTGTCTGACCTTTAGCCAGGGGGTAGGCGGTGACCTGCATATTGTAAAGCCAAAGTTCATTGTCTTTGACTCGCGCAAATGCCCCTTTGAGACTCACCAAACCTGCTCTGACGCTCTTAACCTCGGGGCCATACAACACAATACCTGCGCTAATAATGCGCTGGATCTCATAATCAAACCGGGCTCGTCTGTTCTTCGCTACTACTTTCATGTCGATGACCTACCTGACATTACTTGTTCAATTCTAGCACCTTGTCTGGTGGTAGAGGAGTGAGATCGACTAAGAGAGGAATGATGTGATTTATAACAGGGGCGGGTTTGAACTAATCAATTCTTCTATCTACCATTGACATTCAAAAACGTTTATGCTAACCTGAGTTCTGAGAGTACTTCAAAACAAAAACCAATTCACATCTCTTTGGTAGAGGCGAGAGCGATTAACAGAGTGCAATAGCATATCTTGGGGTTTTAATGCTACTGTGCTCTGCTAATAGCGGGGCGAAGTTCTCCCTAGACTTTAGAGAGAACGGTCAGTTTCACTGCGATTGAGCAGCAAGCGCTAAATAGTCTATATACATGAGCGGATTTGCTGCTCTTTTGCTATCCTTATCATTTTGGTCGCGGTCACTTATAATCTCTAGAAGCTTATGCTACCAGATTATCTACATTCCATATTCGGCGAATCAGTCCTTCGGAAGATATCGTTTCGGTGGTCTTTCCTGATCGGCTCTTGGATTGTGCTCTTTGGCTCAGTCGTATTCGTTATGAACTCACTCAACCCTAATAATCTTGGCCCAGATGGTATTCTGTTATTCTTCGCCCTTATGTATCTGACTATTCTTGTAACAGTAGTGATTCTGATGAGGTTGACTATCAAATTTACACGATTTGGCGGCCGTGCTGGCTGGAAGCCGACAAGGGCTAAGCGGATATACCTCTCGAGCATCATTGCTCTCGCTCCTGTCATGCTTATCGCTCTTAACACTCTCGGACAACTTGAAACCCTCGACATTATTTTGGTTGCAGTCTTTGAGGTGATTGCGCTTTTTTACATACAGCGTCGAACATAAGACGCAGCAAATCTTAACCCAGCGATTTATAGAGGCTATTATGCTATAATCGCCACTGATGGAAGAGCAACGAAATACGCCGGGGGTTCTGCCGCCGATGCCAGAGGCTCCTCGCCAGTCCGGACAGCAAGAAACATCGCCGTATCCTTACATGGCTGGTAGCCCAGCAGAAGCCGGTAGACAGCCAATGCAGGGCGGAGAGCAGATTATGCCGGGTGAACGTGTCGGGGCTCCTCAGGGACCGTCACAAGCAATGCCTATGGCTCAGCAACCCATCGTCCAACCACAAGGCCTTGTGCCCGGTGCTGTGCCGCTTGATAACTCTTCCCAAGATGATACCAGTCAGAATCCTACAGTCGCGAACGATGTTGATGTGATTGAGAAAGAGTGGGTCGAGAGAGCAAAGGCAATCGTTGAGAAGACCCGCTCAGATCCTTATATGCAAGAGCAAAAGGTAGCAGAAATGCAGTCGGACTATCTCAGGAAGCGATATGGCAAGGAGCTGAAAGTAGAGAAGGTATAACGTGATAAGAGAGCTATCGTGGGACTACTAACTACATTAGCTATCGTCATTCTCTTCCTTTTCGGAAGTGGTCTGGGTGTCTTCTGGTATTATCGCAAGATTCTTAGGGAGGCAAAGAACTACGAACGCGGTCTTAAGATGATTCCTCTCCTGATTCATCTTCCACCAGCTAGTGACGACCTGGAAGTAGGTGGTCGCGATACAAGAGACGTTGTTGAAGAGACAATATCGCATGCCCAGGTCCTCTATAATATTGTATCTAGCACAGCGACTAAAGGTTTCAAAAGTAACTTCTATGGTCAGAGACACCTGGCTTTCGAAATAGTTGCCAATAAAGGACTCATTCACTACTACGTTGCGGTACCAATCGGCTTGATTGATGTTGTCAAACAAGCTGTAGTTGCCGCATACCCGACAGCTCGTCTCGAAGAGGCAAGCGAGCACAACATTTTCAGTCCTGTCGGCAAAATCACCGGCACGATAGGAGGAGAGCTCAGTCTAAAGAAGTCGTTTGCATATCCGATCGCTACCTACCAGGAGACCAAGCGTGACACTATGCAGGCGCTCCTGAACGCTCTCTCGGCGCTCAGTGAAGAGGATGGAGCGGGTGTCCAAATTCTGTTACGTCCAGCGGGCGAGACGTGGACTAAGTCAGCCCTAGCGGTTGCCTCTAAGAAGAAGAAGGATAAGGGTGCCAAAGGAAATATCACCTTTACTGGCCTTCTGAAAGAGGTCGCTCAGGCCCCATTTAAAGCACCAGAGGCTAAAGAAGCTAAACCGGAGGACAAACAACTCTCATCACTTGAGCAAGCACACGTGGACTCTATTGAAGAGAAGACTCGGCATCCCGGCTATGAAGTGCTTATACGGGTCATTGCCTCATCAAATACCGCACAACGTT
This region of Candidatus Saccharimonadales bacterium genomic DNA includes:
- a CDS encoding MBL fold metallo-hydrolase, with translation MEFTYRGANCIQIASKGGTLLTDPNLESLGLKDTVSGKADVLLLTQDQFKPLTKLEKAFVIETPGEYELKEFAIQGVAARAYSDEADKHSAIIYRVHVGTINVLILGHIFPELTESQLEGIGVIDILVVPVGGNGYTLDAAQASKLVRLISPKVVIPTHYADAHLKYPVEQAGIDEFAKDLGLTASVEEKYKIKGDSLPESLTLVELKRI
- the rpmI gene encoding 50S ribosomal protein L35 encodes the protein MPKQKAHRGTAKRIKLSATGKLIRRRQNGNHFLEKKSGGRKRHIVTPATVSGGENRNIKRALGV
- the rplT gene encoding 50S ribosomal protein L20 encodes the protein MRVKRGVTAHRKHKKILKQTKGMQHARRSSYRLAKQAVIRALQYSYRDRRTRKRDLRQLWVIRINAAAHEHDTTYSKLMSGLKKADIRLNRKVLSELAVNEPKAFEAVLKTAK
- the smpB gene encoding SsrA-binding protein SmpB, whose amino-acid sequence is MKVVAKNRRARFDYEIQRIISAGIVLYGPEVKSVRAGLVSLKGAFARVKDNELWLYNMQVTAYPLAKGQTLPDPDRPRKLLVSKHELALLDQKRGESLTIVPLTVLAGRYIKIELGVGRGKKKYDKREVIKKRDMERAAAQAGLQKHRF
- a CDS encoding transcriptional regulator produces the protein MIQLFGSKTRVKLLHLFLSNPDRSFYVREITRKIDEQINSVRRELANLLNVGVIKSDSANNRLYYTVNQKYRYYKPLRDIFVDETFEKASASTSGGTENEWAKRLKPLGAVKFAVLGGRFVQNSKSGVDLLIAGDVNKTQVKKFVKDLEQEESAALNYTVMSYEDFYYRLSIKDLFVTSIVSDKKIILLDTEHVLTKEG
- a CDS encoding site-2 protease family protein, yielding MFGGLTTSQLLIYAVSLIIGLTMHEAMHAFAARWLGDTSAEDSGRLTLNPLRHIDPYTTILMPIISLLVLHVPFLAARPVPFNPHRLRYREYGVALVGLAGPLTNLVLAAIAGILIRLIMPDINGLIFECLYIFAIANTAIFVFNMIPFPPLDGSRALYAVAPDALRTLMERIEAMGVVSIIIVMMLFFFTPVGTFCEQVISYILQVIV
- the rpmB gene encoding 50S ribosomal protein L28; translation: MTLPLKTAIIFLINYNSSENMAQVCAITGKGKQYGSNVSFSQRHTKKVWKPNLQKKTFIVDGRKVTMKVSTQAIRTMKKKGILSSSPAAREIKTDSPTPQTT
- a CDS encoding ribonuclease HI family protein, whose amino-acid sequence is MNNPVDELVIYTDGGARGNPGPAASGFVIMTADEEVLEDGGEYLGVTTNNQAEYQAVKLALIAAKKYHPTVIRFKMDSELVVKQMNGVYKIKNRDLWPIHSFIKETAQEFTKVTYEHVRREFNKLADAKVNQILDAHRVL
- the infC gene encoding translation initiation factor IF-3, translating into MLQYFPEGYQLIISTLGERRISKPYVRLNEAIRAPQLRVIDADGQQIGIMSRTEALQRAEQAELDLVEISPLADPPVARIVDWGKYNYQKMKEQQRSKRSAKVSELKQIRFGLKIGTNDLNIKTRKIREFLEEGHKVKISLLFRGREMAHQELGFALIRRVIESLEDVAVVDQEPQLAGRNLSAVIRSSGNAKAKSTPRDSQENQA